In Salinigranum marinum, one DNA window encodes the following:
- a CDS encoding Zn-ribbon domain-containing OB-fold protein, which translates to MTVPAWFERFTDAIAAGDQRALGCEACGETTLPPRQFCPACGSTALTPRPFGDRGTVLSFTEISVTIPRFHGETPYTVVVAELDGGVVLTGQLRDATADDVAIGDPVALGVEARDDGPALVTFQPAEE; encoded by the coding sequence GTGACCGTGCCGGCGTGGTTCGAGCGGTTCACCGACGCGATCGCCGCGGGCGACCAGCGGGCGCTCGGCTGTGAGGCGTGCGGCGAGACGACGCTCCCGCCCCGACAGTTCTGTCCCGCCTGCGGGTCGACCGCGCTGACCCCGCGGCCGTTCGGCGACCGGGGGACCGTGCTGTCGTTCACCGAGATCTCGGTCACGATCCCCCGGTTCCACGGCGAGACGCCCTACACCGTCGTCGTCGCCGAACTCGACGGCGGTGTCGTCCTCACGGGACAGCTCCGGGACGCGACGGCCGACGACGTCGCCATCGGCGACCCCGTCGCCCTCGGCGTCGAGGCGCGCGACGACGGGCCGGCGCTCGTCACGTTCCAGCCCGCCGAGGAGTGA
- a CDS encoding DUF5813 family protein, translated as MSELPGRVRRAFADHDGFEAVAADEYASTASPFDARVTVDGVDNGHVSFAVETRVPTLSAVVEDEVADVVEEGWYETFELRASDAAGVTRGDHALEPAVRRAGEEVVVVVEYTDIDERRGVDDAAALVTFVEGTFVQGVIPGYDYTEPVTSLMSSARDAGGF; from the coding sequence ATGAGTGAGCTACCGGGTCGTGTCCGGCGCGCGTTCGCCGATCACGACGGGTTCGAGGCGGTCGCGGCGGACGAGTACGCGTCGACGGCGTCGCCGTTCGACGCACGGGTGACGGTCGACGGCGTGGATAACGGCCACGTATCGTTTGCCGTCGAGACGCGGGTTCCCACGCTGTCGGCGGTCGTCGAGGACGAGGTCGCCGACGTCGTCGAGGAGGGGTGGTACGAGACGTTCGAGCTCCGTGCGAGCGACGCGGCTGGCGTGACCCGTGGCGACCACGCGCTCGAACCCGCCGTCCGGCGGGCGGGCGAGGAGGTCGTCGTGGTGGTCGAGTACACCGACATCGACGAACGCCGCGGCGTCGACGACGCCGCCGCGCTCGTCACCTTCGTCGAGGGGACGTTCGTCCAGGGCGTCATCCCGGGGTACGACTACACCGAGCCGGTGACGTCGCTCATGTCGAGCGCACGGGACGCGGGCGGGTTCTGA
- a CDS encoding Lrp/AsnC ligand binding domain-containing protein has translation MVHAFIMVKTGAGESEQLLEPVRGLDLVTEAHIVAGAYDIIAEVDAAEVYDVLKVASSGIQGLQGVRDTKTYIAMDD, from the coding sequence ATGGTTCACGCGTTCATCATGGTGAAAACGGGCGCCGGGGAGTCAGAGCAGCTGTTGGAGCCCGTTCGTGGGCTCGACTTGGTCACCGAGGCGCACATCGTCGCGGGCGCGTACGACATCATCGCGGAGGTGGACGCCGCCGAGGTGTACGACGTGCTGAAGGTCGCATCGAGCGGGATTCAGGGGCTGCAGGGCGTGAGGGACACCAAGACGTACATCGCGATGGACGACTGA
- a CDS encoding thiamine pyrophosphate-dependent dehydrogenase E1 component subunit alpha, whose translation MHRLIADRSLDDSWLGVDDARAAYRDMVRARRFDDRALALQRRGWMSGYPPFRGQEAAQVGAAHAMRDDDWLVPTYRSNALQLALGVPMSDLLLFRRGHPEFHSNHDYRVLPQAVPIATQLPHAVGLGMARNYRGNDEAALVCFGDGATSEGDTHEAMNFAGVFDAPTVFFCENNGWAISHPRDRQTASATIAEKARAYGFEGVQVDGNDPLAVREVVTDALASARDGDPVLVEALTYRQGAHTTADDPDRYRPADPDLPEWRRRDPLDRYETFLREAGVVDDEFVAATRERADEELAAAVATAEDEPSADRDELFEHVYGAPTQALDAQREAAARHPPDGSH comes from the coding sequence ATGCACCGGCTCATCGCCGACCGTTCGCTCGACGACTCGTGGCTCGGCGTCGACGACGCGCGGGCGGCGTACCGCGACATGGTCCGGGCGCGCCGCTTCGACGACCGCGCGCTCGCGCTCCAGCGTCGCGGATGGATGAGCGGCTACCCGCCGTTCCGGGGACAGGAAGCCGCACAGGTGGGCGCGGCCCACGCCATGCGCGACGACGACTGGCTCGTCCCGACGTACCGCTCGAACGCCCTCCAGCTCGCGCTCGGCGTCCCGATGAGCGACCTGTTGCTCTTTCGGAGAGGCCACCCCGAGTTCCACTCGAACCACGACTACCGCGTGCTCCCGCAGGCGGTTCCGATCGCCACCCAGCTCCCGCACGCGGTGGGGCTGGGGATGGCGCGGAACTACCGCGGCAACGACGAGGCGGCACTCGTCTGCTTCGGCGACGGCGCGACCAGCGAGGGTGACACTCACGAGGCGATGAACTTCGCCGGCGTCTTCGACGCGCCCACCGTGTTCTTCTGCGAGAACAACGGCTGGGCCATCTCCCACCCTCGCGACCGGCAGACCGCCTCAGCGACCATCGCGGAGAAGGCACGGGCGTACGGGTTCGAGGGCGTACAGGTCGACGGCAACGACCCACTGGCCGTCCGCGAGGTCGTCACGGACGCGCTCGCGTCGGCCCGCGACGGCGACCCGGTACTCGTGGAGGCGCTCACCTACCGACAGGGCGCACACACCACCGCCGACGATCCCGACCGCTACCGTCCGGCGGATCCCGACCTGCCCGAGTGGCGGCGGCGCGACCCACTCGATCGCTACGAGACGTTCCTCCGGGAGGCGGGCGTCGTCGACGACGAGTTCGTCGCGGCGACCCGCGAGCGCGCCGACGAGGAGCTCGCGGCGGCGGTCGCGACCGCCGAGGACGAACCGTCCGCCGACCGCGACGAACTGTTCGAACACGTCTACGGCGCGCCGACGCAAGCCCTCGACGCCCAGCGCGAGGCGGCCGCACGACATCCCCCGGACGGCAGCCACTGA
- a CDS encoding universal stress protein codes for MGSVLLATDGSEYARRAAERAIELVEERSAPLYVICVVDRQRFGESALSSAELATIYAEDHAAACVAEVERMTEGRDISVEGDTRHGVPHEVIMEYADEVDADVIVVGEHGDHREHFAGVGRKVTERADREVIVVEAVP; via the coding sequence ATGGGATCCGTGCTGTTAGCGACGGATGGAAGCGAGTACGCACGCCGGGCCGCCGAGCGCGCAATCGAACTCGTCGAGGAGCGGTCGGCACCGCTGTACGTCATCTGTGTGGTGGACCGGCAACGGTTCGGGGAGTCGGCGCTCAGCTCCGCGGAGTTGGCGACGATCTACGCCGAGGACCACGCCGCGGCGTGCGTCGCGGAGGTCGAACGGATGACCGAAGGGCGCGATATCTCGGTCGAAGGAGACACCCGACACGGGGTCCCCCACGAGGTCATCATGGAGTACGCCGACGAGGTGGACGCGGACGTCATCGTCGTCGGGGAACACGGCGACCACAGGGAGCATTTCGCCGGCGTCGGCCGGAAGGTCACCGAACGGGCCGACCGTGAGGTGATCGTTGTCGAAGCCGTCCCGTGA
- a CDS encoding thiolase domain-containing protein gives MTAHVASVGSTAYGRQPERSSRELFAEAVAAAFDDTDLTPTDLDAVSVGNFMGELIEDQGHMGPLLAEHVGAREAASVRLESACASGGATVRQAVSAVESGAADAVLAGGVEQMSAADLEHVTDALANAADDVYENGQGLTFPGIYALMSRRYAHEFDVTREQLAAVSVKNHANAVDNPLAQLPKELTVEEVLDSKPIATPLTRYDACPISDGASVAVVVSDGFAAANDLDVSATIRGTGQSSDAVALQDRPSLSRTPAAERAARAAYADAEIGPDDVDVAEVHDCFTIAEVLALESLGFYDRGEGARGAVEGETAVDGRLPVNTSGGLLGKGHPVGATGVGQLVELTKQLDGRHPNQVADPSIALAHNVGGSGASTTVTVLGGV, from the coding sequence ATGACAGCGCACGTTGCGAGCGTCGGGAGCACCGCGTACGGCCGACAGCCGGAGCGCTCCTCACGGGAACTGTTCGCCGAGGCGGTCGCCGCGGCGTTCGACGACACCGACCTCACGCCCACGGATCTCGACGCCGTCTCCGTCGGGAACTTCATGGGCGAACTCATCGAGGATCAGGGACACATGGGACCACTACTCGCCGAGCACGTCGGTGCCCGAGAGGCGGCGTCGGTCCGCCTCGAAAGCGCCTGCGCGTCGGGCGGCGCGACGGTCCGGCAGGCGGTGTCCGCCGTCGAATCGGGGGCGGCCGACGCGGTCCTCGCCGGTGGCGTCGAACAGATGTCCGCCGCGGACCTCGAACACGTGACCGACGCCCTCGCCAACGCGGCCGACGACGTGTACGAGAACGGCCAGGGGCTGACGTTCCCCGGGATCTACGCGCTCATGTCCCGCCGGTACGCCCACGAGTTCGACGTGACGCGCGAGCAGTTGGCGGCGGTCTCGGTCAAGAACCACGCAAACGCCGTCGACAACCCACTCGCCCAGTTACCGAAGGAACTCACGGTCGAGGAGGTGCTCGATTCGAAGCCCATCGCGACGCCGCTCACCCGCTACGACGCCTGCCCGATCTCGGACGGTGCCAGCGTCGCCGTCGTGGTCAGCGACGGCTTCGCGGCGGCCAACGACCTCGACGTCTCGGCGACGATTCGTGGGACGGGCCAGTCTAGCGACGCTGTCGCCTTACAGGATCGCCCGTCGCTCAGCCGGACACCGGCGGCCGAACGAGCCGCGCGGGCGGCGTACGCGGACGCGGAGATCGGGCCCGACGACGTCGACGTGGCGGAGGTCCACGACTGCTTCACGATCGCGGAGGTGCTGGCGCTCGAATCGCTCGGCTTCTACGACCGTGGGGAGGGTGCCCGCGGCGCGGTCGAGGGCGAGACGGCCGTCGACGGCCGTCTCCCAGTCAACACGTCGGGCGGCCTCCTCGGGAAGGGTCACCCGGTCGGCGCGACCGGCGTCGGCCAGCTCGTCGAACTGACGAAGCAACTCGACGGGCGGCACCCGAACCAGGTCGCGGACCCGTCGATCGCCCTCGCGCACAACGTCGGCGGGAGCGGTGCGAGCACGACGGTCACCGTCCTGGGAGGTGTGTGA
- a CDS encoding DUF2267 domain-containing protein: protein MDFDEFTGTVQHRLELPGTGETVRAIRATLMTLGSRIPAGAAEDLAASLPMEIDWYLTGAADEHGQRFDWREFVARVGEIERTDPPKAAYHAQVVVDLVGSLVPPSDLQQLRDQLPESESDENWGKLFGVIDAGGWEEHERS, encoded by the coding sequence ATGGACTTCGACGAGTTCACCGGCACGGTCCAGCATCGACTCGAACTACCGGGGACCGGCGAGACCGTGCGTGCGATCCGGGCGACGCTGATGACGTTGGGGTCGCGGATCCCGGCCGGTGCCGCCGAGGACCTCGCCGCCTCGCTCCCGATGGAGATCGACTGGTATCTCACCGGCGCGGCCGACGAGCACGGTCAGCGGTTCGACTGGCGGGAGTTCGTCGCCCGCGTCGGCGAGATCGAGCGGACCGATCCACCCAAGGCGGCCTACCACGCCCAGGTCGTCGTGGATCTCGTGGGGTCGCTCGTTCCGCCGTCGGACCTCCAGCAGCTCCGCGACCAGCTCCCCGAGAGCGAATCAGACGAGAACTGGGGGAAGCTCTTCGGCGTGATCGACGCCGGCGGCTGGGAGGAGCACGAGCGCTCGTAG
- a CDS encoding winged helix-turn-helix transcriptional regulator, whose translation MRTIPVISLLVVSLVLAPGVVVGAPDGTSVAASGGDVTFEVEEDSDGDAGSTADSESDSNGDSTADSDTDSTADSDTDSTADSDTDSTADSDTDSTADSDADTTDSAESTSDAGSDTDASESDSTDTTAGDESASESDTEDGTDTEVTNETETATPTEAPSAGFAATRSGVPTGVATDGDGRAAGEAVLTESDVGQNTTTPAPTTETTAPENASAAGGAGDADSGAGSGSSTGFGPSSAGAGAAVGVGLVAAGAIARRVLLTGPGGSANTVTSTLATARTAPRGTFRTALSLASESAQRVHATLSDWVGRVLGAAGYTKWAGDEPLEHDTRAELYDHLQADPGTYLSAFVEASTLDASLGTIRYHLQILEREGLVTSAKVGGKRRYYPIGTSPDALDIALESASTRTILEELTASSDTVSGLADRIDRDPSTVSHHLSRLNDDGLVERERDGQAVINRLTPGVETVLTQGPFAEAGAATADQPTTGD comes from the coding sequence ATGCGAACAATACCCGTCATCTCCCTCCTCGTCGTCAGTCTCGTCCTCGCGCCGGGCGTCGTCGTCGGTGCGCCGGACGGGACGAGCGTCGCGGCCAGTGGTGGCGACGTCACCTTCGAGGTGGAGGAGGACAGTGACGGCGACGCCGGGTCGACTGCCGACTCGGAATCGGATTCCAACGGCGACTCGACTGCCGATTCAGACACCGACTCGACTGCCGATTCAGACACCGACTCGACTGCCGATTCAGACACCGACTCGACTGCCGATTCAGACACCGACTCGACTGCCGATTCCGACGCCGATACCACTGACTCGGCCGAATCGACCTCCGACGCGGGCTCCGACACCGACGCGTCCGAATCGGACTCGACCGACACGACAGCGGGCGACGAGTCGGCATCCGAGAGCGACACCGAGGACGGAACCGATACGGAAGTGACCAACGAGACCGAGACCGCGACGCCGACCGAAGCCCCGAGTGCGGGGTTCGCGGCGACTCGCAGCGGTGTCCCGACGGGCGTCGCCACAGACGGCGACGGTCGGGCCGCAGGCGAGGCCGTGCTCACGGAATCCGACGTCGGGCAGAACACGACGACTCCAGCACCCACGACGGAAACGACGGCCCCGGAGAACGCGAGTGCGGCCGGCGGGGCTGGAGACGCCGACAGCGGGGCCGGCTCGGGGTCATCGACCGGGTTCGGGCCGTCGTCGGCCGGGGCGGGAGCGGCGGTCGGCGTCGGGCTCGTCGCCGCCGGCGCGATCGCTCGACGCGTCCTCCTCACGGGGCCGGGCGGGAGTGCGAACACGGTGACGTCCACCCTCGCGACGGCGAGGACTGCGCCTCGCGGGACGTTTCGGACGGCCCTCTCGCTGGCCTCGGAGTCCGCCCAGCGGGTCCACGCCACGCTGTCGGACTGGGTGGGCCGCGTGCTCGGCGCGGCGGGCTACACGAAGTGGGCCGGCGACGAGCCGTTGGAACACGACACCCGGGCGGAGCTGTACGACCACCTCCAGGCCGATCCCGGGACGTACCTCTCGGCGTTCGTCGAGGCGTCTACGCTCGACGCCTCGCTCGGCACGATCAGATACCACCTGCAGATCCTCGAACGCGAGGGGCTCGTCACGTCCGCGAAGGTGGGGGGGAAGCGCCGGTACTACCCGATCGGGACGTCGCCCGACGCGCTGGACATCGCGCTGGAGTCGGCGTCGACGAGGACGATCCTGGAGGAACTCACCGCGTCGTCCGACACCGTCTCGGGGCTCGCCGACCGGATCGACCGCGACCCGAGCACGGTCTCACACCACCTCTCCCGGTTGAACGACGACGGTCTCGTCGAGCGGGAACGCGACGGGCAAGCGGTGATCAATCGGCTCACGCCGGGCGTCGAGACCGTGCTCACACAGGGGCCGTTCGCCGAGGCCGGTGCGGCCACCGCGGATCAGCCGACGACCGGCGATTGA
- a CDS encoding Lrp/AsnC ligand binding domain-containing protein codes for MVTAYIMVKANTGEADRLKAEILDLGAGVVDANIVAGDVDFVVKVAVETPVDVKDVASAIQAIGGIEDTQTYIAMD; via the coding sequence GTGGTGACCGCCTACATCATGGTCAAGGCGAACACCGGCGAGGCCGACCGGCTCAAAGCCGAGATCCTCGACCTGGGAGCGGGGGTCGTCGACGCCAACATCGTCGCCGGCGACGTCGACTTCGTCGTGAAGGTGGCCGTCGAGACGCCCGTCGACGTCAAGGACGTCGCCTCTGCCATCCAGGCCATCGGCGGGATCGAGGACACCCAGACGTACATCGCGATGGACTGA
- a CDS encoding universal stress protein, producing MYDRILVPTDGSPSAEAAMDHALALAEAFDAELRLLYVINTRRYDTSIESAVDPLEREGERCLDRLVAAAGETDTPITTDIELGRPARTLLSSVDAHDVDLVVMGTRGEGGLPRRLLGSVTEYVVTHADVPIHVVPSVDHADDTHEGP from the coding sequence ATGTACGATCGGATCCTCGTTCCGACCGACGGGAGCCCGTCAGCGGAGGCGGCGATGGATCACGCGCTCGCCCTCGCCGAGGCGTTCGACGCCGAACTCCGCCTCCTGTACGTCATCAACACGCGACGGTACGACACCTCGATCGAGAGCGCCGTCGACCCGCTCGAACGGGAGGGCGAGCGGTGTCTCGACCGGCTCGTCGCGGCGGCCGGCGAGACCGACACCCCCATTACGACCGACATCGAGCTGGGTCGCCCCGCGCGCACGCTCCTATCGTCCGTCGACGCGCACGACGTCGACCTCGTCGTCATGGGGACGCGCGGCGAAGGAGGACTCCCGCGCCGACTGCTCGGGAGCGTGACGGAGTACGTCGTCACGCACGCCGACGTCCCCATCCACGTCGTCCCGTCGGTCGACCACGCCGACGACACCCACGAGGGGCCCTGA
- a CDS encoding uracil-DNA glycosylase, translating into MPDSLFPDPETRAVVEPDCRRCPALAACRTEISWGTGPADAAVMVVGEAPGAGDRTAERWRGGNHTGMAYTTRHSGRRIRGLFARLGYDPYYTNAVKCFPGDGEGSNREPTARERANCRAHLEREVDGVDPDVVVPTGKHATATMLAFEGRDLGGFVARVLTPERLPSLGVSLLPVFHPSYQDVWIARQGYTPEEYEDEISTTLASLVDG; encoded by the coding sequence GTGCCGGATTCGCTGTTTCCCGACCCCGAGACACGAGCCGTCGTCGAACCCGACTGCCGCCGGTGTCCGGCGCTCGCGGCCTGTCGAACCGAGATCTCGTGGGGCACCGGTCCCGCGGACGCGGCCGTGATGGTCGTCGGCGAGGCCCCCGGGGCGGGCGACCGAACCGCGGAGCGGTGGCGGGGCGGCAACCACACGGGGATGGCGTACACGACCCGCCACTCGGGCCGTCGGATCAGAGGGCTGTTCGCCCGCCTGGGCTACGACCCGTACTACACGAACGCGGTCAAGTGTTTTCCCGGCGACGGCGAGGGGTCGAACCGTGAACCGACGGCCCGAGAGCGAGCGAACTGCCGGGCACACCTCGAACGGGAAGTCGACGGGGTCGATCCCGACGTGGTCGTCCCCACGGGAAAACACGCCACGGCGACGATGCTGGCGTTCGAGGGGCGCGACCTGGGTGGGTTCGTCGCGCGCGTCCTCACGCCCGAACGGCTCCCGTCGCTCGGCGTATCCCTCCTGCCGGTCTTTCATCCCTCCTACCAGGACGTGTGGATCGCGCGGCAGGGGTACACCCCCGAGGAGTACGAGGACGAGATCAGCACGACGCTCGCGTCGCTCGTCGATGGCTGA
- a CDS encoding sugar-transfer associated ATP-grasp domain-containing protein — protein MDRDEPTDDGHSTAERGRDGTSTLAAFPSASHGDGIADVRVVVYRGYPIVALVRLPTESSGGSVSFHRGAVGVRLAVADGTALGACHPRSGRELTAHPDTGAPLVDRRIPNWGRVVEAATRAAPTTGICYVVDLTLTAGNSPVVLHVDSRPGLALQGTSECGLFRRLRFVTALPTGGEELPIDRRLARVRDLTRAEYSLQPLPAGDDVRLASSVAPGHVEAVDPGGQA, from the coding sequence ATGGATCGGGACGAACCCACGGACGATGGACACTCCACGGCCGAACGGGGTCGCGACGGTACCTCGACGCTGGCGGCGTTCCCGAGCGCGTCCCACGGCGACGGCATCGCTGACGTTCGGGTCGTCGTCTACCGCGGGTATCCGATCGTAGCGCTGGTACGGCTCCCGACGGAGTCGTCCGGCGGATCAGTCAGTTTCCACCGCGGCGCGGTCGGCGTCCGACTCGCCGTCGCAGATGGCACCGCGCTGGGAGCCTGTCACCCGCGGTCCGGTCGGGAACTGACGGCTCACCCCGACACGGGCGCGCCGCTAGTCGACCGCCGGATACCCAACTGGGGAAGGGTGGTCGAGGCGGCGACGCGCGCCGCGCCAACCACCGGGATCTGCTACGTCGTCGATCTCACACTGACCGCGGGGAACAGCCCGGTGGTTCTGCACGTCGACAGTCGCCCCGGTCTGGCTCTCCAGGGTACGAGCGAGTGTGGGTTGTTCCGTCGATTACGGTTCGTCACGGCGTTGCCGACCGGCGGCGAGGAACTTCCGATCGATCGGCGACTCGCCCGTGTGCGTGATTTGACGCGGGCGGAGTACTCGCTGCAACCGCTTCCGGCCGGTGACGACGTCCGTCTCGCCAGTAGCGTTGCCCCCGGACACGTCGAAGCCGTCGATCCGGGCGGCCAGGCGTAA
- a CDS encoding TrkA family potassium uptake protein, with protein sequence MRFVIIGGGRVGSRAARVLREEGHDVTIVELDEDRIERCRSSGFEVVAGDGSHEDVLLRAGVDEADALGALTSDLNVNFAACMIGKHHGCRTVMRIDEEYREEIYQKYAEEVDEIVYPERLGAVLAKNALLGGSIRAIADVAQNLQVVLLTVGKSSPMRGYTLSEVALPGQSHLLAFGKEDEPMGIPLPDDSLELGDRVAVLADFSVLGEVRQLLVGDTVAYAAGGD encoded by the coding sequence ATGCGCTTCGTTATCATTGGTGGCGGTCGTGTCGGGTCCCGCGCCGCGCGCGTCCTCCGCGAAGAGGGCCACGACGTGACCATCGTCGAGCTCGACGAGGACCGTATCGAGCGCTGTCGGTCGTCGGGGTTCGAGGTCGTCGCCGGAGACGGCTCACACGAGGACGTCCTCCTCCGTGCGGGCGTCGACGAGGCCGACGCGCTCGGAGCGCTCACGAGCGACCTCAACGTCAACTTCGCGGCCTGTATGATCGGGAAACACCACGGCTGCCGCACCGTGATGCGCATCGACGAGGAGTACCGCGAGGAGATCTACCAGAAGTACGCCGAGGAGGTCGACGAGATCGTCTACCCCGAGCGGCTCGGCGCGGTCCTCGCCAAGAACGCCCTCCTGGGCGGGTCGATCCGTGCCATCGCCGACGTCGCCCAGAACCTCCAGGTCGTCCTCCTCACCGTGGGGAAGTCGTCGCCGATGCGCGGCTACACGCTCTCGGAGGTTGCGCTCCCCGGTCAGTCGCACCTGCTCGCCTTCGGCAAGGAGGACGAGCCGATGGGCATCCCCCTCCCGGACGACTCGCTCGAACTCGGCGACCGCGTCGCCGTCCTCGCGGACTTCTCCGTCCTGGGTGAAGTGCGCCAGCTCCTGGTCGGCGACACCGTCGCCTACGCGGCCGGGGGTGACTGA
- a CDS encoding HIT family protein gives MPTAFEPNMSCIFCRIVDGDLPSRTVYETDDAVAFLDANPLAAGHTLVVPSEHYETVGELPPETAGALFETVSAVTPRIERAIDADGTTVAVNNGEAAGQEVPHTHVHVVPRFDGDGNGPIHRLFSTRPSLSDAELDAIAADIRGATE, from the coding sequence ATGCCCACGGCCTTCGAACCGAACATGAGCTGTATCTTCTGCCGCATCGTCGACGGCGACCTACCGAGTCGAACGGTGTACGAGACCGACGACGCCGTCGCGTTCCTCGACGCCAACCCGCTCGCCGCGGGCCACACGCTCGTCGTCCCCAGCGAGCACTACGAGACGGTCGGCGAGCTCCCCCCGGAGACCGCCGGTGCTCTCTTCGAGACGGTGAGCGCCGTCACGCCCCGCATCGAGCGGGCGATCGACGCCGACGGGACCACCGTCGCGGTGAACAACGGCGAGGCGGCGGGCCAGGAGGTCCCGCACACGCACGTCCACGTCGTCCCACGGTTCGACGGCGACGGGAACGGCCCGATCCACCGACTGTTTTCCACGCGGCCGTCGCTGTCGGACGCGGAACTGGACGCGATCGCGGCCGACATCCGCGGCGCGACCGAGTAG
- a CDS encoding universal stress protein — MYQSVLFPTDGSEQSRRARDAAFDLAETYDATLHVLYVVDTDALPLDAHARAVFARLDREARRAVAEVVTRAERRGIDPVVGTVTEGRPHETILAYVADHDVDIVVMGTHGRRGFSRALLGSVTERVVRLADVPVLTVRSTEADASAGTAEE; from the coding sequence ATGTACCAGAGCGTCCTCTTTCCCACCGACGGCAGCGAGCAGTCGCGGCGGGCCCGCGACGCCGCGTTCGACCTGGCCGAGACGTACGACGCGACGCTCCACGTCCTCTACGTCGTCGACACGGACGCGCTCCCGCTCGACGCGCACGCGCGGGCAGTCTTCGCTCGCCTCGACCGGGAGGCCCGGCGCGCCGTCGCCGAGGTCGTCACGCGCGCCGAACGCCGGGGGATCGACCCCGTCGTCGGGACCGTCACCGAGGGACGACCGCACGAGACGATCCTGGCGTACGTCGCCGACCACGACGTCGACATCGTGGTCATGGGGACACACGGTCGGCGGGGGTTCTCACGCGCGCTCCTCGGGAGCGTCACCGAGCGAGTGGTCCGACTGGCCGACGTACCGGTGCTCACCGTCCGATCGACCGAGGCCGACGCGAGCGCGGGCACCGCCGAGGAGTGA
- a CDS encoding pyridoxamine 5'-phosphate oxidase family protein has protein sequence MTLDELETYGMVRMTDDEIRGYLASQSVGVLGLPAADAPSMRPLSFGYDGESRLYFLYLLGAESRKAELSSRADAARFLVYSAETPFNWRSVLLSGSVAEVPEAERAAATETLTGAWRPDVFERASATEETGLYRFDVDEQIGIKHLGLPPEFEPAGGDGAE, from the coding sequence ATGACACTCGACGAACTCGAAACGTACGGGATGGTCCGGATGACCGACGACGAGATCCGGGGGTACCTCGCGAGTCAAAGCGTCGGCGTACTCGGCCTCCCGGCGGCGGACGCACCCAGCATGCGGCCGCTGTCGTTCGGCTACGACGGGGAGTCGCGGCTGTACTTCCTCTATCTCCTCGGTGCAGAGAGCCGGAAGGCGGAGCTGAGCAGTCGGGCTGACGCCGCTCGATTCCTCGTGTACAGCGCCGAGACACCGTTCAACTGGCGGAGCGTCCTCCTGTCGGGGAGCGTCGCCGAGGTCCCCGAGGCCGAGCGGGCCGCCGCGACCGAGACCCTCACCGGTGCCTGGCGACCGGACGTGTTCGAGCGGGCGAGCGCGACGGAGGAGACCGGACTCTACCGGTTCGACGTCGACGAGCAGATCGGCATCAAACACCTGGGGCTCCCGCCCGAGTTCGAGCCGGCGGGCGGCGACGGAGCCGAGTGA